The sequence ATTGACGAACGAGCCATAATCATATTCTTCAGTCGCCTACATAAAGTCATCACTTTTACACAAAAGGACAAACAACCAGTTATAAATATTCAACTGTAGGAAACATTGTTTTAACAAGAAAcatgggaaaatgaaaaaagatTTTCTTTCTCGTTGCAGAGTAAATCTATGACGTTCATCAGCGAATAAGTAAATTGGCGCCCTAGGCCCATGAACTTCACCCATTCAGTACGATCTCGTGGATTGAGGATAAACAGGTACCCGTTTTCTCCCAATATTTAAATCGGATTTGCAAGATGGACGCCTCTAAGGTGAACACCAATACAACTGACGTTTACGACACATTGTTTGACGTCAGCGCATGTTCCACTAACGTCCTCAGCTACATCTACGCGTTCATCGGACTAGCCTGTCTGGCTTTTATAAGTGTCATCATTCTTGTTGTATCCAATATCTTACAGCGAAAGAAACTAGGGAAGAATTATGTGGATATAATTTCTGGTTTTGCCGTAATACAGCTCTGTTACTGTCTTGTGAACACGCTCGTGATATTCCTGCATCAGCTTGGCCATTGCGGATGGATTCACCAGACGGCAGGCTCGTGCAGGTTCCTGTTGTGGTGGAGACATGCCTCATTCGTGTCTGGGAACTACATCCTCGTTCTGATCTGCACGTGCTCCAAGTTACTTTTTGTATCCGGTAAGTCGGATACCCGTCGATCCCTGCCTGTTGTTATTGGGTTCTGGGTAATTGTTCTTGTGTCGACATTGTTCGTTATTCCTTATTTAATCTTCACGGAGCTAGTGACCGGAAGAGCTCGTCGGGACTCGGATATTATCACGGTCAGTTATTGTCGCATTGGTGCTGGACATTCAAATCACCTGGAGATCTTTGAGTTCTGTTTCGGAACTGTTCTTCCCGCCTTATGTGCCCTTCTCAGCTTGATACCACACTATCTCGGCGCTTGGACCAGATTCGACATTGGAGGTATGAGCTACTTCCGCCGAACTCCTGCGGAGGATAAACACGATGATGTCGACGGAGAAGTTGATGTCAGGACGCGATTAGACAGATACTTCTTCAAATGTCTTACAGCGGCCGTGTGTATGCACGTGCTGCTACTGGTTCCTCAACGACTTTTTGAATTTATCACACATTTGACAACGACACCATCAACACTGCCAGCGATTGGTATAAAAACCTCTTCAGAGGCCAGTGCTGGGGTTTGGAACACGTTTTTAGCGATGTTCACGATGTTTCCCttaatttacagtatatttaCTTTCCCAATATATCACGCCCTTGCCGGAAACCCCTTTAAGTGCCTTACGTGCCTCGGAATTGACAGGCCAACAACTCGACATCTACAAAGACGCAAGCCAGTAAGACATGTTGCCGTCACTGAAGCCGCCAATACGTATTTCCAGAGCGTCACATCCGATGAGTTCGCATCCAACTTTTAGATTACACGAGTAAGCGCTATAAAACGTGACATTGTCTCCTGGTTTGATAGAAATTTCTGATCGCGATCATATGAAACTCATTAACGTCAAATTCTCTCGATAGGATAGCATTCCAGAAGTTATGGAAGAGTCCGAgattatgaaatatttctgaTCGTAGGGAACCCTTTACTTAAAATTCTCGACAGGAAAGCATTCAAGAGGTTATGGAAAATCCCATAACTTTATGATCCTTCTCTAACTTTTGTGATATCTTACTATAGAAAATTTCATGGCAAAAAATCGAGGTAAATGCATATTGATGAAACAGAGGTCTCTGTCAATTACAGTTTAACCACGAATGGTGTTTACGTAATCATGTTACATACCGGTATACCTCTAGTCTAGTATGGACATGTTTAAAATGAAAGACTATGCAATCATGTAGATTCTTGTCAGACGGTCATGTGCATATCATGTGATACTACATTTGATTATTGATATCATAACATATGCACATGTTAACATAGTCTTGAATGGTCCATTTGCAAACATTGTTGACTTGGATTAGCCTTTATTTCATAATGGAACGATGCAGTAAAGCTACtttaaattcattttctatGCTTCTCTAATGTTTCAAAACATATGATTACAAGTTTTTTGACAGGTTGTGTCCTACTTCTACAAAGACTACgaaagtaaatatatttactttgtCATATATGGGATTTTGAGAGGTCTATTTGACGAAGGGACTGAAACTCTTTTGATTCATTCGTCACATCCTaacttgatatttttatgtttatacaTAAAAGTTTGAATAAAATACATGGTGTACATGCTTTGCTGTTTTCGTTGCCCTTATTTGTATTCTTTAACCATGCAATTCACTACTGATAAaccttacatgtatattaaaatgttgGGATAAGACAAGGTTCTATTTTTAAGCATGCTGTTTCCTAATATTCGAGAGTAAAGCGTGCTTGGATACCACCTTTTACATTCAGACTTCAATGGGGAATTAAGGGGGGTTTGGTCAGATTATGTTAtgttcaattattattataaatgcaTAAAGATAATTATGTTTTACCGGTAAATAAAAATGGCGTCTGTACATCTTGGGGACAATAAAAATGGCGTCTGTACATCTTGGGGACAATGAGTTTCAGGACCAGATAAGAAGGTCGTTTTATGAA is a genomic window of Argopecten irradians isolate NY chromosome 10, Ai_NY, whole genome shotgun sequence containing:
- the LOC138333280 gene encoding uncharacterized protein; this translates as MDASKVNTNTTDVYDTLFDVSACSTNVLSYIYAFIGLACLAFISVIILVVSNILQRKKLGKNYVDIISGFAVIQLCYCLVNTLVIFLHQLGHCGWIHQTAGSCRFLLWWRHASFVSGNYILVLICTCSKLLFVSGKSDTRRSLPVVIGFWVIVLVSTLFVIPYLIFTELVTGRARRDSDIITVSYCRIGAGHSNHLEIFEFCFGTVLPALCALLSLIPHYLGAWTRFDIGGMSYFRRTPAEDKHDDVDGEVDVRTRLDRYFFKCLTAAVCMHVLLLVPQRLFEFITHLTTTPSTLPAIGIKTSSEASAGVWNTFLAMFTMFPLIYSIFTFPIYHALAGNPFKCLTCLGIDRPTTRHLQRRKPVRHVAVTEAANTYFQSVTSDEFASNF